In Saccharothrix syringae, the following are encoded in one genomic region:
- a CDS encoding MCE family protein gives MVLRRRVLGLVFAVLLVALCGLSVAAYREVFTGRVTVLLRTDHVGNQLQAESDVKLLGVRVGEVRAVRSRGDGAEVELGIEPAQVDRIPANVSARLLPKTLFGERFVSLEPPADPAGPLGDGDVIEQDRTSTAVELERVLADLMPTLQAVRPDKLAATLTSVAQALDGRGEDLGRTITALDAYLRELNPKLPVLTEDITRFADVAEVYADAGPDLVRALRDATEVSRTVAAQRADLDAVYAGLTTASADLTGFLSRHGGVAVDLAHRARPTLELLATYSPEFPCVLRAVNELRLRVDQMLGKGTDEPGVHANVTVVPPAERYLPGRDEPVVRPGGTPHCPAGPVTAVAADQVPDWAGLLMAAG, from the coding sequence GTGGTACTTCGGCGTCGCGTGCTGGGGCTGGTGTTCGCGGTCCTGCTGGTCGCGTTGTGCGGCCTGTCGGTCGCCGCGTACCGGGAGGTGTTCACCGGGCGGGTGACCGTGCTGCTGCGCACCGACCACGTCGGCAACCAGCTCCAGGCGGAGTCCGACGTGAAGCTGCTCGGCGTGCGCGTGGGCGAGGTGCGCGCGGTCCGCTCGCGCGGCGACGGCGCCGAGGTGGAGCTGGGCATCGAGCCCGCGCAGGTGGACCGCATCCCGGCGAACGTGTCCGCGCGGCTGCTGCCCAAGACGCTGTTCGGCGAGCGGTTCGTCAGCCTGGAGCCGCCCGCGGACCCCGCCGGCCCGCTCGGCGACGGCGACGTGATCGAGCAGGACCGCACGTCCACCGCCGTCGAGCTGGAGCGGGTGCTGGCCGACCTGATGCCCACGCTCCAGGCGGTGCGGCCGGACAAGCTCGCGGCCACGCTCACCTCGGTCGCGCAGGCGCTCGACGGGCGCGGCGAGGACCTGGGGCGCACCATCACCGCGCTCGACGCCTACCTGCGCGAGCTGAACCCGAAGCTGCCGGTGCTCACCGAGGACATCACCAGGTTCGCCGACGTGGCCGAGGTCTACGCGGACGCGGGCCCCGACCTGGTCCGGGCGCTGCGGGACGCCACCGAGGTCAGCCGCACGGTCGCCGCGCAGCGCGCCGACCTCGACGCCGTCTACGCGGGCCTGACCACCGCCTCGGCCGACCTCACCGGGTTCCTCAGCCGGCACGGCGGGGTGGCCGTCGACCTGGCCCACCGGGCCCGGCCGACCCTGGAGCTGCTCGCCACCTACTCGCCGGAGTTCCCCTGCGTGCTGCGCGCGGTCAACGAGCTGCGCCTGCGGGTGGACCAGATGCTGGGCAAGGGCACCGACGAGCCCGGGGTGCACGCGAACGTCACCGTCGTGCCGCCGGCCGAGCGGTACCTGCCCGGTCGCGACGAGCCGGTCGTCCGGCCCGGCGGCACGCCGCACTGCCCGGCCGGGCCGGTGACGGCGGTCGCGGCGGACCAGGTGCCCGACTGGGCCGGGCTGCTGATGGCGGCCGGATGA
- a CDS encoding PucR family transcriptional regulator codes for MNRTGELPTAELARIGDVELWERLPAELAPKFRARAGDVAVDMVREIQRQIAEYSQKLEGMFGQVVVEGVEQAIHQFIDRMVDPTAEREDRAKLFRLLGKLEVSAGRSLDLLQTAYRIGARVAWRRISEFGQTERVPLATMCLIAEAIFAYIDELSLRSMEGYAEAQARQAGALQRRRKRLLELILGEPGYHPNALADLAEAARWPLPDRVLVVALERRTDQHQLPIPSLHEDILMDLEGSEPCLLLTDPERQLVALEHKLGGWRAAVGPLVPLAAARQSLRWARRTITLIQSGVIPDRPIVDTAEHLSTLLLLGDEELVRELVKRALAPLEGLTPKQQQRMLETMSAWVETRGSAPEVASSLAVHPQTVRYRLRQLEELFGARLHDPDALFDMGIALRALRLLTSPPGARSA; via the coding sequence ATGAACAGGACCGGGGAACTGCCGACCGCCGAGTTAGCGCGGATCGGTGACGTGGAGCTGTGGGAGCGTTTGCCGGCGGAGCTGGCGCCGAAGTTCCGGGCGCGCGCGGGTGACGTCGCGGTCGACATGGTCCGGGAGATCCAGCGCCAGATCGCGGAGTACTCGCAAAAGCTGGAGGGAATGTTCGGCCAGGTGGTGGTCGAGGGGGTGGAGCAGGCGATCCACCAGTTCATCGACCGGATGGTCGACCCGACCGCGGAAAGGGAGGACCGCGCCAAGCTCTTCCGGCTGCTGGGCAAGCTGGAGGTGAGCGCGGGCCGCAGCCTGGACCTGCTCCAGACCGCCTACCGGATCGGCGCGCGGGTGGCCTGGAGGCGGATCTCCGAGTTCGGCCAGACCGAGCGGGTGCCGCTGGCCACCATGTGCCTGATCGCCGAGGCGATCTTCGCCTACATCGACGAGCTGTCGCTGCGCTCGATGGAGGGCTACGCCGAGGCGCAGGCCCGGCAGGCGGGCGCGCTCCAGCGGCGGCGCAAGCGGTTGCTGGAGCTGATCCTCGGCGAGCCTGGCTACCACCCCAACGCGCTGGCGGACCTCGCGGAGGCGGCGCGCTGGCCGTTGCCGGACCGGGTGCTGGTGGTGGCCCTGGAGCGGCGCACCGACCAGCACCAGCTGCCGATCCCCTCGCTGCACGAGGACATCCTGATGGACCTGGAGGGCAGCGAACCGTGCCTGCTGCTCACCGACCCGGAGCGGCAGCTCGTGGCGCTGGAGCACAAGCTCGGCGGGTGGCGCGCGGCGGTCGGGCCGCTGGTGCCGCTGGCCGCGGCGCGGCAGTCGCTGCGCTGGGCGCGCCGGACGATCACGCTGATCCAGTCCGGGGTGATCCCCGACCGGCCCATCGTCGACACCGCCGAGCACCTGTCCACGCTGCTGCTGCTCGGCGACGAGGAGCTGGTGCGCGAGCTGGTCAAGCGGGCGCTGGCGCCGCTGGAGGGGCTCACGCCCAAGCAGCAGCAGCGGATGCTGGAGACGATGTCGGCCTGGGTGGAGACGCGGGGCAGCGCGCCGGAGGTCGCGTCGAGCCTGGCCGTGCACCCGCAGACGGTGCGCTACCGCCTGCGGCAGCTGGAGGAGCTGTTCGGCGCCAGGCTGCACGACCCGGACGCGCTGTTCGACATGGGCATCGCGCTGCGGGCGCTGCGGTTGCTCACGAGCCCTCCGGGAGCGCGGTCAGCGTGA